GATACCGAAGATCTACGTTCGTCACCGACCGATAGTATAAAACCCGTTCGGCGTCTACGCCCGTTAATGCGAGGCATAAAGTTCCGTGCCTTTCTCAAGCTCGACGAGTACCTCCTCGACGTCGGCTCCGCGACTGCGACGACCCCCGACGAGATAGTACATATGATAGAGGAGAGACGTGACGCCGGAGAGATAGACGTAGAAGACGGCTCCGAGATATGGGTCGTCCCCGCCGACTCGGTGATAAGACGTACTGCGGTCGGAACACGCTCGACGTCGACTGGAACCTACGGAGACTCCGAGGGCGACGAATACGAGTACCAGTACAAGTCCGACGAGGACAGGAAGTTCGGCGACGACTACTTAGCTCTGACTCAGACTGACGAGACGACCTACGAGATAGACGGTACTGTAAGGGCGGTCGAGTTCGAGACAGCCACACGGCTCGCGGCTTCTCTCAAGGGCGGCAGAATGGACGCGAAGGAGGTGGTTCTGATACCCAGGAACACAGTAAACGACTACGTCATCGGCTCTGACTCTGACTGAACTCTTCGACTATCTCCTTCCCTGAGCTACTTCCTATACGTGTCGCTCCCGCCCTCACCATCTCGACGACATCGGAGTAGGTTCTTATTCCTCCGCTTGCTTTCACGCCTACCCCCTCGCCCACAGCCTCTCTGATAGTCCTCACGTCGCTCGGCGTAGCCTCACCGTCCGTAAACCCCGAACACGTCTTGACGTAGTCGGCACCCGCCTCTACACACAGCTTAGACGCCCTCTTTATCTCCGACTTCGAGAGAAGACCCGTCTCTATTATAGCCTTTACCCTGACGTCGGCGGCTTCTACGACTCTTTCGACGTCGCTCCTGAACTCGTAGTAGTTCCTCGACTTCAGATGCGACACGTTGCACCCAACGTCTATCTCTGTCGCTCCGTCCTCGGATGCACGCTGTGCCTCGAATACCTTCGTCTCGGTGTCGTTGTACCCGAGGGGGAAGCCGACGACACTACATACCTCCCCCATGAAGGATGCTGGTACGCGTTCGATCCTCGAAGGTGGGAGACAGATGTTCATGCCGAGTTCGTCCGCCGTTCTCACAGCCTCGTCGACGTCGTCGGTCGTGTGATCCTTGTCGAGGAGTGTGTGGTCTATCGCCGAGCCGAGTTTCTCTGGGTTCCGAGAACCCCCATTCTCGGGTGCACGCGAATCTGAAGATTTGGGAACGTCCATCTGGTTAGGGTATCCCTCGGAAGCTTTTTCTACTTATCGGTACCACAGAAGCCGTATGACACAAGACGGTGACACCGAGGTAAAACAGCCTCACATACTCGCCTCCGAGGGCGACATAAACCAGACGGTTCTCGTCCCCGGAGACCCCGACAGGGTCGACAGAATAGCCGAGAGACTCGAAGACGTAGAGGTAGTCTCACACAACCGCGAGTACAGGCTCGTCAACGGAGTCTACGACGGCGAGCCCGTGACAGTCTGTTCGACGGGGGTCGGAAGCCCGAGTGCCGCGGTCGCAGTCGAGGAGTTAGTCAAGATCGGTGCCGAGACACTCATACGTCCCGGTACTACGGGTGGTCTTCAGGAGGACGTGACGACGGGTGACGTCGTAATACCGACTGCTTCGGCGAAGTACGAGGGGACTACCAAGAGGTACGAGGACGTCGAGTATCCTGCCGTACCGTCTCTCGGTGTCACGAATGCTCTCGTCGATGCCGCCGACGAGGGAGGACACGAGGTTCACGTCGGGTCGGTAGTCACAGACGACGCCTTCTACGCTGAGGACGAGCCCGCGAGAGACTGGGAGGAGGCGGGAATGCTCTCGGTCGAGATGGAGGCGTCGGCTCTCTTCACTCTTGCAAGGAGACGCGGTGTGAGAGCCGGAGCCGTCCTCGCAGTCGACGGAAACCTCGTAGCAGGAGAACAGAAGGGCGAGACAGAGGACGACGACGAGCTTCCCGAGGAGGCGCGCGCCGGTGTCGGACGTATCATAGAGATAGCTCTCGAAGCCGCGAAACGCGTGTAGCGTACTAATCAGTAAGCTTATCCTCTCTCGGCGTCTTATCTCGTCTATGCTCAAGACCCTCTCGTACTCGAAGAGCGAGGGTATTATTGTCTATCTCTGTATGAACGGGGAGTCACGTTTCTCAGAGATAGAGGACTACCTCGGGATCAATCCCAGCATGGTCGACAGACGTCTCAAGGAACTCATAGACGACGGCTTCGTCGAGACCGACGGCGACCTCTACTCTATAACGTCGAAGGGAAGGGAGGCAGCCGTGACATACAACCTTCTGAGCCGTGACAAGTGTGAGGAGTTCTGTAACCCCAACACGTGCGTGGGACCTCTCTCACAGGCGGTCTCGGCTATCTCTGACTACTCGGGGTCTGTGACACATGAGATACTCGAAACACTTCCCGCGACTCCCGACGAGATAAGAAACGAGGTAGACGCCGACGAGCCCGTCGAGAACTACATAGAGAGCTACGAGAGATGGGGGCTCGTCGAGACCGACTCCGACGGAACAGCGAAGCCGACCGACAAGTCGAGGAAGATACTCGGTCTCTTAGAAGCCTGACTCCCCGCGACGACTCCCGACAGTCCGATTCTTTCGGTCTCGGTCTTCGAGTAACCTACCACTAAGACTAATAAGACGGCTTACTAATCTGTAAGTGCCGACAGTTCCCCTTCCTGTCGGCGAGCGCGAGCCCAAACAGAAAGAGTAGAACCCTCTCTCAGTTCTTCGGTCTTCCTATCTGGCGATCTACTCCTTTTTAGACGACATCGAATACGACGTAGTAGATGCCGTATGCCGTCCCGAACGACGCGAAGAGCGAGGCTATCCAGGCTCCGACGGTGTATGCCATTCTCTTCTTGTCGACTGAGCTACCATCTCCGGCGAATCCGCTACCCATTATGCTGTTTATGATTATCTGGTTGAACGAGACGGGGACGCCTAAGACGTTAGCAACAATTTGGACGAGGGGTATCGCCGAGAAGAGTATCGAGATCGAGGTTCTGGTTCCCATGTCGGAGTACTGCCTACCGACTGCGTTGAGCATCACGGGGCTTCTGACCCACGCTCCGACGAGGAGTCCTAAGCCACCGAAGGCGAGAAGCGGAGTGATTCCGTATCCCAGATCCGTAAACGGGGCTACGAGAGGTCCGACTGCGAGTCCGACCTGACTTCCGCCTCCTATGAAGGCGAAGACTATCCCCGAGAAGAGTATTATCTTCTCCATCACAGAGACCGACCTGTCTGTCTTTTCGACGTACCTCCTGAGTGCGACTGTCAGAACCCAAGATATGATTATCGCCGCGACCCCCATTCCTATCCACGACACGAACGCAGTCGTCCAGTATCCCATGTTGGGGGTCAGACCCTGCGCTATTCCCGCGCCTGCGACGCTTCCGAACGACGTAAACGCCGCGGGTATCGGATACTCCTTTATGAGACCTAAGGCGACGTAGAATCCTATCACGAAGAGCGCGATTACTGTCGTCGCAAGCTGAAGCTCTCCGTTGACTATATTACTTCCTATCCCCGACGCGACTCCCGCTCCGAGTGCGACAGCGCCCAAGAAGCCGAATATACCCACGAGGAACGCCGCCCTCATAACTCCCGTCGTGTTCGACCCCACCGCGGGAGCCATCGCGACCGGAATGCTGACTGCTCCCGTGACTGCTGCCACGAAGAACGATATCACGAGAGCCGGCAGTAGAATTAGATCCATCTTCCTTCACCTCTTCGTCCCACACATGTCCTCCTTTCCGAGAACAGTTCACTACTGTGTCTGTCTACCATTGTCTTGATGTATCTTTGGCGTCACTCTTCGTGTATAAATTAGCTTCGTCTTGTCTCTTCAACTTCGACCATTTATAAGAAAAGCTCTAAGTGTTTTATTCTAGATTCTGTCTTATCTCGTCCTTGAGATCGGCGTCGTAGACATCGACTTCCAGAGCGAACGTCTCACTGTCGCCTATCCTACCCGACGTGTCCTTTATGTTGGCGCTCACGAGGTCGTTGTCGAAGTAGCACGGTGACGCCTTCCCCATGACGTTCTCATAAACCGCCTTTTCGAGGCTACAGAAGAGCTTCTTACTTGCCTTCTTGAGACCCGAGTCGCCATCGGGGTCTATGCTCGCTTTCTTTGCTGTCTTTTCCACTATATCGTCTCCCATGTCGTCCTTGTTCTTGGGACGCCACTCTTGCCAGTCGTCGAAGTTACTGCCTTCGACGTCTGCGTCTGCGTCTGCGTCTTTCATGATACGAGTTATCTCCTCGCCGTGTTCGACTACTTCCTCCCACGTTCCTTCCTTACGGAATCCCGATATGCTTTCTTGTGCCAACTTTGCAGTTCCTCCGTACTCATTTGAGTCTCAGTAACTCTAATATATATACTTTAGGTATGCTATTAACGGATCTATATACTCCCTCAGCCTAAAACGCAGTACACCGACGGGGTAGATCTCAGACGCCCTTCCGGTGTGCGTGGTAATACATCTCAGGCGCGCGTCAGACGACGCACAAACGGTTACAAAAAGCCTTATGTCCGTAGCACACCACCGTAAAGACATGCCCAACTCTAAAGGACCTCAGAAGAAGACACGTAACAAGCTGCGCAACGACCCGCGCGACAGGGGACAGAGCCCGCCTAGCCGTGCAGTACAGGAGTTCGACGAGGGTCAGAACGTCCACGTAGCCATAGACCCGAGTGTTCCCGAGGGACGTCCCAACCCCAGGTTCCACGGCGAGACGGGGGTCGTCGTCGGAGAACAGGGAACTGCCTTCGAGGTCGAGATACACGACGGAGACAAGAAGAAGACACTCTTCGTAAAGCCACAGCACCTCAAGCCTCAGAGTGACTGAGACATGATAGTAAAGGAGAAGCTCGACGAGGAGTACGTCAGCCTCGCCGAGGTAAAGGAGGTTCTCAACGAGGTCTCGGAGGAGAGAGCCGACCAGGATCGTGAGATGAGCTACGAGCTCAGACGCGCGATAGACCACGCCAACGAACTCGCCGAGTTAGAGGCGGAAGAGGCGCGTGAACTCATAGACGAGGTCTCGGAGTTCGAGAAGGTCGACCAACTCGTCGCGCACAAGATCGCCGACCTCCTCCCCGCGACACGTGACGAGATACGTTCTATATTCGCAGAGGAGAGGTACACACTCACGGGTGACGAACTCGACGAGATACTCGACGTAGTCGCGAAGTACCGCTGAGGGGACAGCCACAGCACTTAGTTATAAGTTTTTATAGGTTATATATTACTCAGAACATCAATGTCTGACACCGAAAGAGAGGAGTACGTCTACGTTCTCGACTTCCTACCCCAGGGTCACGCAGAGGACAGGACGCACAACGAACCCATAGTACAGGGCGTCGGAAGCGATAACTTCACGCTTCTCGAACTCGCCGCGAGGGAAGACGCGCTTATCAAGATAGGCGACTTCGTCTACGTAGGTCAGGGTGAGAGGGAAAGAATAGAGAGGGTCAAGAGACGTCTCGGATACGAGGATCTGACACAGGGCGCGAAGGCGGAGCTTGAGTACGGTGTCAAGGCTATAATAGATGACGACGAGGAGAGGTACGTCGAGTTCTTCAACACCGCGGGCTCTATCACGACGCGTCTCCACCAGCTTAACCTTCTTCCCGGGATAGGCAAGAAGATACGTAACGGCATACTTGAGGAGAGACGTGACGAGGAGTTCGAGAGCTTAGACGAGATAGAGGACAGGGTCGGCGGTCTCCATAACGTCAGGGAGATTCTCGCCGAGAGGATAGTCAACGAGATAAAGGACGAGGATCTCAAGTACAGGGTATTCGCAAGGTGACATGAAGGCGAAGGATCTCGTGAGGAAATCCGGGATACGTCCCGACCGTACGAGGGATCAGCATTTCCTCGTCGACGACGACCTCCTCGACCGTATAGTCGGATACGCTGACTCAGTCTCGAACCCCGACGACCACTGCTTAGAGATAGGCGGCGGCGCGGGCGTACTCACGTCACGTCTCGCCGAGAGGTACGAGAAGGTCACAGCCGTCGAGTTAGACTCCGACTTCGCCGACTTCCTGAGACACGAGTTCGCGTCGGTCGAGGCTGAGGTCGAGGTGATAGAGGGAGACGTACTCGAAGTCGACCTGCCTGAGTTCGACGTCTGTGTCTCGAACCTCCCCTACTCGGCTTCGAGTCCCATACTCTTCCGTCTCCTGCCCCTCGGAAAGCCCTTAGTCGTGACCGTCCAGAGGGAGTTCGCCGAGAGGGTCGTGGCTCAAGCCGGCGACGACGACTACTCACGTCTGTCAGTGACTGCGCGCCATTACGCTCAGCCGGTTATAGAGGAGATAGTCGCGCCGTCTTCGTTCGACCCTCAGCCAGGGGTCGAGAGTGCTGTCCTACGTCTCGAACCGAGAGACCCCGACTACAACCTCGAAGTCGACGACGACGTCTTCCTCGACTTCCTCAGGGGAGTCTTCACACAGAGACGTAAGACAGTCAGGAACTGTATACGTAACACGACACATATAACCGGGATAGAAGACCCTGAGGAGGCGGTCTCACGTCTCTCCGACGACACGCTCCGGAAACGTCCGGGTAAGATAACTCCCGAGGAGTACGCTGAGATAGTCAACACCGTCTACTCCTAAGGATGGAGGACGACCGCGGCAGCGACAGTAACTTCGAATCCGATGAGGTCTATCCTCCGTCTGAGGACACCCATCTTCTTCTCGAAGCCTGCTTAGACGAGATAGACGGGGGTAAGCTACTCGAAGTCGGCACGGGGTCGGGATTCGTCTCACACAAGATAGACGAGAAGACGTCCGCCGAGGTCGTCGCGACCGACATCAACCCTCACGCGGTCAGAGAGGCGAGCCATAGAGGTGTCGAAGCCGTGAGAACAAATCTCGTCGACGCCGTCTGTTGGGAGTTCGACTACGTCGTCTTCAACCCGCCTTATCTACCGGAGAGAGACGACGAGGACGAGTCCCGGTCGTGGTCTTGGATCGACGAGGCTCTCACCTCGGGAAAGACGGGACGCAGTGTCACCGTCGAGTTTCTCGAAACTGTCGGAAGGGTTCTCGCCGACGACGGCACTGTCTTACTTCTGGTCAGCAGCAAGACGGGGATACGAGAGGTCACCCAGCGCGCGAGCGACGAGGGCTTCGGTGTCGCCCAAGCCGCGAGAAGTAGCCTATTCTTCGAGGAGCTCGTGGTTCTGCGTCTGACTAAAAATAACTAAGCCAGAGCGTCCTTGAACTCGGAGACGTCTTCCTTTATGCCGTCGGTCGCCTCAGAGACGGCGTCGAGTGGATCGACCGAGTCGTCGGTCTTGACATAGAGTATCGGCTCTGTGTTGCCCCCGCTCTGTTCGGGATTCATGTCGTAGCTCGCCGCCTCTACGCCTTCGACGTTGAGAAGCGCGTCCTTGAGGACGTTGAGAAACGTGTGTCCCTCTCCCCCTATCTCGACCTCGACCTCTGTGTCGGTCTTCGAGAGGACTGTTATGTTCATGCCACCGTCTACGTAGGTGAGGCGTTTGAAGCTTTCTGATTAGAACAGTAATATATGCCGAGACCAACTAAGTGTCTACGTGGACGAAGATCTGATCTCGAACCTCGTTTTCGTCTTCTCCGTCTCGGTGACGTTAGCCGCCGTATACCTGCTTGAGCGCGACTACCTATTCGGTGTCTACGAGACAGCGAAGGAACGTCTCGTCTGGGGTCTTCCCCTCGGAACCCTTCTCATAACCGGTGTCAACATAGGCTTCTACGCCTTCGCACAGAGGGGACTGTGGCACGCCTCGAATCCCCTCGTCGTACCGTACTACTCGTGGTCGTACTCGTACCCTCTCAGCTTCATGACGAGTCCCATCTCACACGCCAACATCGGACATATTACCTCGAACCTCGTCGCGACAGCCGTCTTCTCACCGGTCGCGGAGTACGTCGTCGGACACCGCGCGAGGAGGACGAGACCCGTCTTACGCGCCCTTGGATTCGCCGCTGTACTCTACCTACTCGGCGTATTTACGGCTGCTTTCTCGGCGGGTCCCACAGTCGGCTTCTCGGGTGTGGTCTTCGGAGTCATAGGATTCGTGACAGTCTTCTACCCCGTCAGAGCCGTGGTTCTCGTCACAGTCACCACAGTCCTCGACTCGGCTGTCTCGATACTCCAGCATCCCGTAGTTACCCAGACGGCTTCCGAGGAGTTCGTGACCCCTTGGTGGGCACAGATATCAGTCGAGAGTCACATACTCGGCTTCTTCGTAGGCGTCTTAGGCGCGGCGGCTCTCCTTGGTTCAGATATGGGTCTCGAAGACAGAATCCGAGACCTAAAACCCGTCAAGGTCGGCGCGTCGGTGGTAGTAGTCGGCGTCTTCGAGGGCATATACGCCCTCTGGGTAGCCGACGGATCCTCGTATGTCCTTTACCAGTCGCTCGGGCTCAGCTTCGCTCTACTCGGAGGCGTAGGAGCGGCTTTCGCAGTCAGGTCGGAGCCGCCGATACCCTCTAACGTCGTCACAGACAGGATTAGTCTCGGAAGCTACGGCTATATAGCCCTACTCCTTCCGGTTCTCGTCATCTGTTTCGTCGCGGTTGGTGTGACTGCGTCGTCGGTAGGTGTCGTCGACACCACCAGCACCGAGCCGGATACTACACAGTCTACGGCTGTCGACGTCGAGGGCTACGAGATAAGCTATCACAACTCGACACATGTTCGACGTGTCACACCTATCCCCGGATTTGACCAGAGCTGGAACGCCTCGGGCGTCGTACTCACCGACCGTGACAGGGGAATCTGGCTCCTCAAGACTCCGTCGTCGGAGCTCGCCTCGGAGACGTCTGTAACCTTCTACGTCGGTGACCTCCGAGCCGAGACGCGAGTCACTGTCGAACGAACAGGTGTCTCGACCCCGTCGGGCGACACCGCGTACTCTGTCCTCCTCAGAACTAGCCGAGAAGACAGCCGAACCCTTCTCTACGAGTCACCTCCCGCGCCGACCGGAGTGCGTATAAACCGAACTAACGTCTCGGTCGGTGTCTCGGGACGTAACTACACGGCTGTCCTCAGCCGTTCCGACGAGTCGTCGACTGTCAGACTGTCTCCCAACTCGACGCCTCGCGCACTCGGTGTAGAACTTCGTGTCGAGAACTCGACCATAGTCGCGTCAGACGTATCAGGGGAGACCCGCGCAGTAGTCGGACGTCTCAGTGACAATTGACATCTGTTATTCTATGCGGTAGGCCTCGACGTCTATCTCCCGGCTCTCCTCTGTGTGGAACTCGAACTGGTGGGGAACCCGGAGCTTCGCCGCGAAGCCGTGTGTGATCTCTCCCCTGTCTCCCAGGAACCCCTCGACGAAGTCGCGGCTTCCCTCGTTGTGTATACTGTATATGACGTCTCCAATCTCTGTTGCCTTTTCGAGGAAGGGTCTGTCGGCACCGCGTCTCTGTGCACCGAACGGCGGGTTCATAACCACGGTCACGTCTTCGAGTCGGAGACAGAGATCGCCGACGTCGGCGTTTACCCAGTCGGTCAGGTCGGAGACTCCCACAGTGGCGGCGTTCTGTCTCGCCCTCCCGACAGCCGCGGTGTCGATGTCGACTCCCAAGACATCCCCGCCCAAGAGAGCCGCGCCGACCGATAGGACTCCCGTGCCACAGCCGAGGTCGACGACCTGTTTCCCCTCTATGTCTCCCTGCATGTATGCGAAATGTAAGACGTGGCTCGCTAAGTCGGCAGGAGTGGCGTACTGTTCGAGACTCGGGGATGGCTCCTCGAAGCCTCCGACCTCCTCCAGAGCGATCTCAAGACTACTCCTGTCTGTTACCACACAAAGATAAAAGACACCCCGGCTCTTATGCTTCGCCATGTACGACGACATACTCTTTCCCGTGAGCTTCTACCTCCTCGACCAGAACGAACTCCGTGAGCACGCCGAGGCAATAGCGTCCGAGTTCGACGCAGACGTCCATCTCCTGTCGCTGACACTCCAGGACGAGGGCAAGTCAGACGTCGAGGAGCACAGACAGTCGTTCGAGAGCTTCGCGTCGAGCCTACGTGAGTCGGGGATCGACGTAACAACTGAGCTCAGGAACGACCCCGTCGAGTACGAAGACGTCGCGGGATACCTCGCCGACGAGGCAGATGACTACGACCTCGTCGTTATGGGTCATACACGTGTAAGTCACAGAAGAGGCGGCGAGACCGATACGACTGCGCATAAGCTACTCGACATGTCCTCCACTCCCGTGATAACAGTCCCACTAGGAGCACCGAGGTTCCGTGACGTGTAGGACAATACTGACTAATGGGTTCTTACGAGAGCTGGATTAAGGAAATGAAATTGAAATTGAAGCGCCCGAAGCGGGATTTGAACCCGCGTCACGACCGTGACAGGGTCGTATGATGGGCCACTACACCATTCGGGCTTACACATATACGTTTTACAAGACACCGTATAAGTCTTGCTTTTCTTCTCATCCACTTCCGACCTGCGGCTCCGGTCGAAGCGGAAGTCCCGCCCCTCCGATTTGAACACGGTCGCTAGTTCGCTCCCTGTTCATATCGGAGTGGGAATCCCGCCCCTCCGATTTGAACGGAGGACCAGTCGATCTACAGTCGACCGCTCTACCAGACTGAGCTAGGGCGGGTACTCCATTACTCCGTAGATAGGGTGAAAACTTAACTCTTGCTAAGAGAGCCGGGTTTGACTCTCATACTCATGTCGTGCTGACGGGGTTAGACACCGACACGTGTAATAGGAGCCAGAAGAAAATGGCTGTATGGACTGCAGAAGGTGCGGCGCGTCTATCGAGAAACCCGGCGACTACTGTCTCGTCTGCCGCACCCCGAACGCCGACGCCGTCTTCCTGGAGGTCGGACGCGAAAGGACGCGTATTACTGTGTCATACGGCTCCGAGATCGTAGGTAGGACTACTGTAACCACAGTACCTGAGGATGACGATCCCGACGAGGAGAGGAGACAGATACGTAACTACGCGGGTCTCATCGTTGACGAAGTAAGACGTAAACGAGTGGAGGAGGTCTACGCCCGCGGGACTAGAGAGGTCATAGACGAGATACGTGTACGGCTTCACCACACAGTCGAACGTATACGCGGCGACGAGTCGGTCGAGTCGGTTCTCGACGACGAACCCGCGGGACTCAAGGTCGTCGACAAGCCTCCCAACGAGAAGATAGGCGGGAGCCACACAACCCTGATAGGCGAGTCAAAGGGTCTCGAAGCCGTGAAGGCTGTGACACAACACCCCAACGTCAAGAAGATCGTCCCCGGACCCATAAACGCCGCGGGGAGCAACTCGAGCGGCGGATTCGGTGCGAAGGTCACGCGTTCCGACACCAACGGCAACCTACGTCTCCTGATACGTGACGGCTCTTCGGTACAGGAGAACCGCATTGTGACGACAGCCAACGACCACGAGACGGGTGAGATGGTTCGTGACGAGCTCAACACAGAGGTGGCTGAGAGGGGACTCAGCCGCGGATGACGTATGTATGACACTCGGGATAGATTTATATGTCTGCTATTATTAGGTTCCTATAATGGGACGTATCAACGTCCGTGTCGACGATGACCTCCTCGAGGAGGTCGACTCCGAGGGCGACGTCAGGAGTGAGGTCGTAAGACGGGCTCTCAAGTCACATCTGGGTGTCGAGGAGTTCTCAGGCTCCGGCTCTGACTCTGACGCGCCGTCTGACACCATCGAGGAAGTCGTAGAACAGAAGCTCGAAGACGAGATCTATCCGCGTCTCGGGAATATATACGACAGACTTGAGGACGAAGAGGCTAAGACAGCCGACGGAAAACGGATGCAGGTCGAGTTCGAGATCGACCCCGAGGTCTACGACTTCTACGAGAGGTACACACAGGCTTTCGAGACCCCTCTCTCGGAGATAGTATCCGACGTCTTGGAGGAGGAAGCTGTGAGACTCTCCGACGAGATAGGCGAGATGTCACGTAAGAAGCCTTCGTGGGTGTTAGACGATGAGAGACAGTAAGATAACTTTCCGTGTCAGCGACGACCTCATAGAGAGGGTCGACCGTATCGACGAGTCGCGTTCGGAGATAATGAGACGTGCTCTCCGTGACTACCTCGACTCGTGTTCACGTCCGCGTGAGACACGTAATACTTCCGAGTCGCTCGACAGTCTGATATCTCAGAGGGTCGAAGAGATAATAGACGAAAAACTCCGTGACACCGACGCTTTCACCTCTCAGACCGATCCGAACCCAGAGTCGCAGTCTCGCGCTCAGTCTGACCGACTGTCTGACATAGACGCCGTGTCGTCGTGCAGCCAGTGTGGCGAGAGCCTTGACGACGACTGTGTCTACTGTCCCAACTGTGGCACAAAGGTCTCACGCGTGTTCTGCGAATGTGGTGACGAGGTGCGGAGCGACTGGAGGTTCTGCCCGTCATGCGGTCGGCGCACTTCTCCCGCTCAATCTCCCGAGAGCAAGTAAGACAAATTTTCTGAATTCCGGGAAAGTTTTATATGGGATTAGTCAATAAGGGTAATTCGTAAGACATCGTCTTACAAGTGTGTGACAGTGGATCCGATCACACGCTTGAAACGACAGAAGGATCCTCAGAAAACCGGAAGTCTCCCAGAGACAGAGGGAGGAGGGCAAAAATGGAACGAGTTACACTAAGAATACCCGAACAGCAGATAGACGCTGTCGAAGACCTAGTTGACAAGGGGGAGTTCCCCAATAGGAGCGAGGCTATCAGAGCCGCCGTACGGAACATGGTTACGGACAGAGACACAGACCCCGACGACAGAAGACTTGCGAGAGTGTAAGACATGGAAGACATAGTACAAGAGGCTCTTGAAAAC
The Candidatus Afararchaeum irisae DNA segment above includes these coding regions:
- a CDS encoding rhomboid family intramembrane serine protease; its protein translation is MDEDLISNLVFVFSVSVTLAAVYLLERDYLFGVYETAKERLVWGLPLGTLLITGVNIGFYAFAQRGLWHASNPLVVPYYSWSYSYPLSFMTSPISHANIGHITSNLVATAVFSPVAEYVVGHRARRTRPVLRALGFAAVLYLLGVFTAAFSAGPTVGFSGVVFGVIGFVTVFYPVRAVVLVTVTTVLDSAVSILQHPVVTQTASEEFVTPWWAQISVESHILGFFVGVLGAAALLGSDMGLEDRIRDLKPVKVGASVVVVGVFEGIYALWVADGSSYVLYQSLGLSFALLGGVGAAFAVRSEPPIPSNVVTDRISLGSYGYIALLLPVLVICFVAVGVTASSVGVVDTTSTEPDTTQSTAVDVEGYEISYHNSTHVRRVTPIPGFDQSWNASGVVLTDRDRGIWLLKTPSSELASETSVTFYVGDLRAETRVTVERTGVSTPSGDTAYSVLLRTSREDSRTLLYESPPAPTGVRINRTNVSVGVSGRNYTAVLSRSDESSTVRLSPNSTPRALGVELRVENSTIVASDVSGETRAVVGRLSDN
- a CDS encoding METTL5 family protein, producing MVTDRSSLEIALEEVGGFEEPSPSLEQYATPADLASHVLHFAYMQGDIEGKQVVDLGCGTGVLSVGAALLGGDVLGVDIDTAAVGRARQNAATVGVSDLTDWVNADVGDLCLRLEDVTVVMNPPFGAQRRGADRPFLEKATEIGDVIYSIHNEGSRDFVEGFLGDRGEITHGFAAKLRVPHQFEFHTEESREIDVEAYRIE
- a CDS encoding universal stress protein, with the protein product MYDDILFPVSFYLLDQNELREHAEAIASEFDADVHLLSLTLQDEGKSDVEEHRQSFESFASSLRESGIDVTTELRNDPVEYEDVAGYLADEADDYDLVVMGHTRVSHRRGGETDTTAHKLLDMSSTPVITVPLGAPRFRDV
- a CDS encoding DUF2103 domain-containing protein — encoded protein: MDCRRCGASIEKPGDYCLVCRTPNADAVFLEVGRERTRITVSYGSEIVGRTTVTTVPEDDDPDEERRQIRNYAGLIVDEVRRKRVEEVYARGTREVIDEIRVRLHHTVERIRGDESVESVLDDEPAGLKVVDKPPNEKIGGSHTTLIGESKGLEAVKAVTQHPNVKKIVPGPINAAGSNSSGGFGAKVTRSDTNGNLRLLIRDGSSVQENRIVTTANDHETGEMVRDELNTEVAERGLSRG
- a CDS encoding zinc-ribbon domain-containing protein produces the protein MRDSKITFRVSDDLIERVDRIDESRSEIMRRALRDYLDSCSRPRETRNTSESLDSLISQRVEEIIDEKLRDTDAFTSQTDPNPESQSRAQSDRLSDIDAVSSCSQCGESLDDDCVYCPNCGTKVSRVFCECGDEVRSDWRFCPSCGRRTSPAQSPESK
- a CDS encoding ribbon-helix-helix domain-containing protein, whose protein sequence is MERVTLRIPEQQIDAVEDLVDKGEFPNRSEAIRAAVRNMVTDRDTDPDDRRLARV